A genomic stretch from bacterium includes:
- a CDS encoding cupin domain-containing protein: MEHWRPGDVAWEEAPAEYFTGDVLFGPVRNDGVLNILAVSFEPGARTDWHHHPEGQVLYVANGAGLVQNTEGAAVEISTGDLVHAPPGEVHWHGALPDSPMTHLSHTTGGATVWEGRKVSDEEYGSVAGGGRSPVAESGY, translated from the coding sequence ATGGAACATTGGAGGCCTGGTGACGTAGCGTGGGAGGAGGCGCCCGCGGAGTACTTCACCGGCGACGTGCTATTCGGGCCGGTGCGTAACGACGGTGTGCTCAACATCCTGGCGGTCAGCTTCGAGCCGGGTGCTAGGACCGACTGGCACCACCACCCTGAAGGCCAGGTGCTCTACGTCGCGAACGGCGCGGGCCTGGTCCAGAACACAGAAGGCGCCGCCGTCGAGATCTCCACCGGAGACCTCGTCCACGCCCCTCCTGGCGAGGTGCACTGGCACGGCGCCCTCCCGGACTCGCCGATGACGCATCTATCCCATACCACCGGCGGCGCCACCGTGTGGGAGGGCCGCAAGGTGAGCGACGAGGAGTACGGGTCGGTGGCCGGCGGGGGTCGCTCACCCGTCGCCGAATCCGGCTACTGA
- a CDS encoding TIGR03842 family LLM class F420-dependent oxidoreductase, whose amino-acid sequence MDFGVVLQTDPPASRVVELTRLAEANGFSHAWTFDSHVLWQEPFVIYSRMLAETERMVVGPMVTNPGTRDWTVLASLFATLNDMYGGRTICGMGRGDSALRVIGRKPRTLAKMVESMEVIKGLVAGDEVDYDGTPLRIPWISEGWDLPMWAAGYGPKALATIGRHADGFILQLADPQILEWTVGAVRAAAVDAGRDPGEISVCVVAPAYVGDDIEHQREQLRWFGGMVGNHVHDLVKRYGSDNPDMVPEVLADYIAAREGYDYAHHGKAGNPSTDFVPDAIVDRFCVLGTAEDHIAKLRELSALGMDHFGVYLMHDDREGTLNAYGRTVIPEVMGPEA is encoded by the coding sequence ATGGACTTTGGCGTCGTGTTACAGACCGATCCACCCGCCTCCCGGGTCGTAGAACTCACCCGGCTGGCCGAGGCCAACGGGTTCAGCCACGCCTGGACGTTCGACTCCCACGTGCTGTGGCAGGAGCCCTTCGTCATCTACTCGAGGATGCTGGCGGAGACCGAACGGATGGTGGTGGGTCCGATGGTCACCAATCCCGGCACCCGGGACTGGACCGTGCTGGCCTCGCTGTTCGCGACCCTCAACGACATGTACGGGGGCCGGACCATCTGTGGGATGGGACGGGGCGACTCGGCCTTGCGGGTCATCGGTCGCAAGCCCCGCACCCTGGCCAAGATGGTCGAGTCGATGGAGGTCATCAAGGGCCTGGTTGCCGGGGACGAGGTGGACTATGACGGCACTCCTCTCCGCATACCGTGGATCTCGGAGGGCTGGGACCTTCCCATGTGGGCCGCCGGCTACGGACCGAAGGCGCTGGCCACGATCGGACGCCACGCCGACGGGTTCATCCTGCAGCTGGCCGACCCCCAGATCCTGGAGTGGACGGTGGGGGCGGTTCGGGCCGCGGCGGTGGACGCAGGCCGCGACCCTGGCGAGATTTCGGTCTGCGTGGTGGCGCCGGCCTACGTGGGCGACGACATCGAGCACCAGCGGGAGCAGCTCCGGTGGTTCGGGGGCATGGTCGGCAACCACGTCCACGACCTGGTGAAGCGCTACGGCTCGGACAACCCGGACATGGTTCCCGAGGTTCTGGCCGACTACATCGCCGCCCGGGAAGGCTACGACTACGCCCATCACGGCAAGGCCGGTAACCCCTCTACCGACTTCGTGCCCGACGCCATCGTGGACCGTTTCTGCGTGCTCGGAACGGCGGAGGACCACATCGCCAAGCTGCGGGAACTAAGCGCCCTGGGGATGGACCACTTCGGGGTCTACCTGATGCACGACGACCGGGAGGGAACGCTGAACGCCTACGGCAGGACGGTCATACCTGAGGTCATGGGTCCAGAGGCTTGA
- a CDS encoding acyltransferase, translating into MANIVRAALLQAAWTGDRESMVEKGAHYAYQAADQGAQVMCFQELFNGPYFCQVQDDDHKDSAEPVPDGPSTQRMIEVAKETGMVLVVPLYEKEDDGFLYNTAAVIDADGTYLGKYRKTHIPHVNGFWEKFYFRPGNLGYPVFDTAVGRIGVYICYDRHFPEGWRALGLAGAKIVFNPSATSRGLSMYLWNLEQPASAVANEYFVGAINRVGKEPYGDNDFYGSSYFVDPRGQLVGEAGSDTEEELVIRDLEMDLIDDVRKIWAFYRDRRPDAYDPLVAP; encoded by the coding sequence ATGGCCAACATCGTTCGGGCAGCGCTCCTGCAGGCTGCATGGACCGGTGACCGTGAGTCCATGGTCGAGAAAGGCGCCCACTACGCGTACCAGGCCGCCGACCAGGGCGCCCAGGTGATGTGCTTCCAGGAACTGTTCAACGGGCCCTACTTCTGCCAGGTCCAGGACGACGACCACAAGGACTCCGCCGAGCCCGTGCCCGACGGCCCGAGCACGCAGCGGATGATCGAGGTGGCCAAGGAAACGGGAATGGTGCTGGTCGTCCCCCTCTACGAGAAGGAGGACGACGGCTTCCTCTACAACACCGCAGCGGTGATAGACGCAGACGGCACGTATCTGGGTAAGTACCGCAAGACCCACATCCCGCACGTCAACGGGTTCTGGGAGAAGTTCTACTTCCGGCCCGGCAATCTGGGTTACCCGGTGTTCGACACAGCGGTGGGCCGGATCGGCGTGTACATCTGTTACGACCGCCACTTCCCTGAGGGCTGGAGGGCGCTTGGTCTGGCCGGCGCCAAGATCGTGTTCAACCCTTCGGCGACCAGCCGCGGCCTGTCCATGTACCTGTGGAACCTCGAGCAGCCCGCATCAGCGGTGGCCAACGAGTACTTCGTGGGCGCCATCAACCGGGTCGGCAAGGAGCCCTACGGCGACAACGACTTCTACGGCTCGTCGTACTTCGTCGATCCGCGAGGGCAGCTGGTGGGCGAGGCCGGCTCGGACACCGAGGAGGAACTCGTGATCAGAGACCTCGAGATGGACCTGATCGACGATGTGCGCAAGATCTGGGCCTTCTACCGGGACCGCCGCCCCGACGCCTACGACCCCCTGGTCGCCCCCTGA
- a CDS encoding aspartate aminotransferase family protein: MGVHADLLERHRAVIPPWVGLYYDEPISLVDGEGRHVVDAEGNRYLDFFGGILVTIAGHRVPRVVEAIKAQADRMLHTSTLYLMESHIALAEQIAELSGIPDAKVFFANSGTEANDTALMLATQYRRSNQVLAVRGSYHGKSHSAIAVTGNAAWSGTTFSPFQVTYVHGGYKLRSPFGHLPDDQFIARCVDDLRDLLDIATAGNVAAMIAEPIQGVGGFITPPDGLFGAMKEVLDEHGILFISDEVQTGWGRTGEHFWGYEAHGIVPDLLTFAKGLGNGMAIGGVVGRKEIMDCYPANAISTFGGNPMATTAGLATLEVLVEEDLQSNAYKVGAQLRNGLDHLAVETEQITEVRGKGLMLGIELSEPRTGKPDAALTGAIMEEAKAEGLLIGKGGLYGNVLRIAPPLSVTEAECDEGLAMLDAAVRRATGA; encoded by the coding sequence GTGGGAGTCCACGCCGACCTGCTAGAGCGCCACCGGGCGGTGATACCCCCCTGGGTCGGCCTGTACTACGACGAGCCGATCTCGCTGGTGGACGGAGAGGGTCGGCATGTGGTGGACGCCGAAGGGAACCGCTACCTGGACTTCTTCGGGGGGATCCTGGTGACGATCGCGGGCCACCGCGTCCCTCGCGTGGTCGAGGCGATCAAAGCGCAGGCGGACCGGATGCTTCACACCTCCACCCTGTACCTGATGGAGTCCCACATAGCCCTGGCCGAGCAGATCGCCGAGCTGTCGGGCATCCCGGACGCCAAGGTGTTCTTCGCCAACTCGGGTACCGAAGCCAACGACACCGCCCTGATGCTGGCCACCCAGTACCGGCGCTCCAACCAGGTCCTTGCCGTGCGGGGCAGCTACCACGGTAAGTCCCACAGCGCCATCGCCGTCACGGGGAACGCCGCCTGGTCGGGCACCACCTTCAGCCCCTTCCAGGTGACGTACGTGCATGGCGGCTACAAGCTCCGCTCCCCGTTCGGCCACCTGCCGGACGACCAGTTCATCGCTCGGTGTGTCGACGACCTCCGTGACCTGCTCGACATCGCCACTGCCGGGAACGTGGCCGCCATGATCGCCGAGCCAATCCAGGGTGTCGGGGGATTCATTACCCCGCCCGACGGGCTGTTCGGGGCGATGAAGGAGGTGCTGGACGAGCACGGGATCCTGTTCATCTCGGACGAGGTCCAGACCGGCTGGGGTCGCACCGGCGAGCACTTCTGGGGATACGAGGCACACGGCATCGTCCCGGACCTGCTCACCTTCGCCAAAGGGTTGGGCAACGGCATGGCCATCGGAGGCGTGGTCGGGCGGAAGGAGATCATGGACTGCTACCCCGCCAACGCGATCTCGACCTTCGGGGGCAACCCGATGGCGACCACGGCCGGCCTTGCCACGCTCGAGGTCCTGGTGGAGGAGGACCTCCAGTCGAACGCCTACAAGGTGGGCGCCCAACTCAGGAACGGGCTCGATCACCTCGCCGTGGAGACCGAGCAGATCACGGAAGTACGGGGCAAGGGCCTGATGCTGGGCATCGAACTGTCCGAGCCCCGCACCGGCAAGCCCGACGCGGCTCTGACCGGAGCCATCATGGAGGAGGCCAAGGCCGAGGGGCTCCTGATCGGCAAGGGCGGGCTGTACGGGAACGTGCTGCGCATAGCCCCGCCGTTGTCCGTCACCGAGGCGGAATGCGACGAGGGCCTGGCGATGCTCGATGCCGCCGTCCGCCGGGCAACCGGCGCCTGA
- the hydA gene encoding dihydropyrimidinase encodes MGTALIKNGTVVTATETMQADVFIQGTQVVAIVASGGIDLGLAADRTIDASGKLVIPGGIDVHTHMELPFGGTFAADTFETGSRAAAWGGTTTIVDFAVQTKGEYAMDGFERWMAKAEGECAIDYGFHMITGDINEQTLKEMDMLVDEGVTSFKMFMAYPGVFYSDDGEIVMAMQKAAENGSMIAMHAENGIAIDVFVNQALQRGETDPIHHGIVRKSVLEGEATHRAIRLAEVTDAPVYFVHLSALEALEQVTLARDEGRNVFAETCPQYLLLDLDNLGGGFEGAKYVCSPPLRDRAAGHQERLWRGLKTDDLQVVSTDHCPFCMGDHHTFGTQKQLGRDNFAAIPNGMPGVENRMELIFDAGVAGGRINANRFVEITATTPAKMFGLFPKKGTIAPGSDADIVILDPDRTHTISVETHHMDVDYSAYEGREITGKVETVMSKGKIIIEDGRYHGSKGDGEYLRRGTTMMLR; translated from the coding sequence ATGGGAACTGCACTCATCAAGAACGGCACCGTCGTCACCGCCACCGAGACCATGCAGGCCGACGTGTTCATCCAGGGCACGCAGGTGGTTGCGATCGTTGCGTCCGGCGGGATCGACCTGGGCCTGGCGGCGGACCGCACCATCGACGCCTCAGGAAAGCTGGTCATACCGGGCGGCATCGACGTGCACACCCACATGGAACTGCCGTTCGGGGGGACTTTTGCCGCCGACACCTTCGAGACGGGTAGCCGGGCTGCCGCCTGGGGAGGTACCACCACCATCGTCGACTTCGCCGTCCAGACCAAGGGCGAGTACGCCATGGACGGCTTCGAGCGCTGGATGGCCAAGGCCGAGGGCGAGTGCGCCATCGACTACGGCTTCCACATGATCACCGGGGACATCAACGAGCAGACCCTCAAGGAGATGGACATGCTGGTGGACGAGGGCGTCACCTCGTTCAAGATGTTCATGGCCTACCCGGGCGTCTTCTACTCCGACGACGGCGAGATCGTCATGGCCATGCAGAAGGCCGCCGAGAACGGATCGATGATCGCCATGCACGCCGAGAACGGCATCGCCATCGACGTGTTCGTGAACCAGGCGCTGCAGCGCGGCGAGACCGATCCGATCCATCACGGAATCGTGCGCAAGTCGGTGCTGGAAGGCGAGGCGACCCATCGCGCCATCCGGCTGGCCGAGGTCACCGACGCTCCGGTCTACTTCGTCCACCTTTCGGCTCTCGAAGCCCTCGAACAGGTCACCCTGGCCAGGGATGAGGGGCGGAACGTGTTCGCGGAGACCTGCCCTCAGTACCTGCTGCTGGATCTGGACAACCTCGGAGGGGGCTTCGAGGGCGCCAAGTACGTGTGCTCACCGCCGCTACGCGACCGGGCGGCGGGACATCAGGAGCGGCTGTGGCGGGGCCTCAAGACCGACGACCTTCAGGTGGTGTCGACCGACCACTGCCCCTTCTGCATGGGCGACCACCACACGTTCGGAACCCAGAAGCAGCTCGGGCGGGACAACTTCGCCGCGATCCCCAACGGGATGCCCGGGGTCGAGAACCGGATGGAGTTGATCTTCGACGCGGGTGTCGCGGGTGGCCGCATCAACGCCAACCGGTTCGTGGAGATCACCGCGACGACGCCGGCCAAGATGTTCGGCCTGTTCCCGAAGAAAGGCACCATCGCGCCCGGGAGCGATGCCGACATCGTGATCCTCGACCCTGACCGCACGCATACGATCTCGGTGGAGACCCACCACATGGACGTCGACTACTCGGCGTACGAAGGCCGGGAGATCACGGGCAAGGTCGAGACGGTCATGTCGAAGGGCAAGATCATCATCGAGGACGGCCGGTACCACGGGAGCAAGGGCGACGGGGAGTACCTGCGGCGCGGCACCACCATGATGCTGCGCTGA
- a CDS encoding CoA-acylating methylmalonate-semialdehyde dehydrogenase, with protein MKTITHWIDGKSWEGEPERTGPVFNPATGRRAAEVAFAGADEVDRAVGAARKAFEDWRSVSLTRRQNIMFAYRELITRHRLDLARILTAEHGKTLDDALGEVQRGLEVVEFACNIAHLIKGEFSEQVSSAVDTYTVRQPLGVAAGITPFNFPAMVPMWMFPIAIACGNTFVLKPSEKDPSASLLNAELLAEAGLPDGVFNVVHGDKAAVDAILAHPDIAAVSFVGSTPIARYIYEQGTRNGKRVQALGGAKNHMIVLPDADMDLAADAAVSAGYGSAGERCMAISVVVTVGEAADRLLPKVRERIADLVVGPGDSEGAQMGPLVTAEHRDRVAGYVDAGEAEGARLLEDGRGFTSEGHEDGFFFGPTLFDGVTQDMSIYRDEIFGPVLSVVRTDSYQEAIDLINVNPYGNGTAVFTNDGGAARKFQAEIEVGMIGINVPIPVPLSFYSFGGWKDSIFGGHSIYGPEGVHFYTRPKVVIARWPDPIHRGVDLGFPQHR; from the coding sequence ATGAAGACCATAACCCACTGGATAGACGGAAAGTCCTGGGAGGGCGAGCCGGAGCGGACCGGTCCGGTGTTCAACCCGGCCACCGGACGCCGGGCCGCCGAGGTGGCGTTCGCCGGGGCCGACGAGGTGGACCGAGCAGTCGGTGCGGCACGGAAGGCGTTCGAGGACTGGCGGTCGGTGTCGCTGACCCGCCGCCAGAACATCATGTTCGCCTACCGGGAACTCATCACCCGGCACCGGCTCGACCTGGCCCGCATCCTCACCGCCGAGCATGGCAAGACCCTCGACGACGCCTTGGGCGAGGTCCAGCGGGGCCTCGAGGTGGTGGAGTTCGCCTGCAACATCGCCCATCTGATCAAGGGGGAGTTCTCGGAGCAGGTCAGCAGCGCCGTCGACACCTACACGGTGCGCCAACCGCTGGGGGTGGCGGCCGGGATCACCCCGTTCAACTTCCCCGCCATGGTGCCCATGTGGATGTTTCCCATCGCCATCGCCTGCGGCAACACCTTCGTGCTCAAGCCGTCCGAGAAAGACCCTTCCGCCTCGCTGCTCAACGCGGAACTGCTGGCCGAAGCGGGCCTTCCCGACGGCGTTTTCAACGTGGTTCACGGTGACAAGGCGGCGGTGGACGCCATACTGGCGCACCCGGACATCGCCGCCGTCTCCTTTGTAGGCTCGACGCCGATCGCCCGGTACATCTACGAGCAGGGAACCAGGAACGGCAAGCGGGTCCAAGCGCTGGGCGGCGCCAAGAACCACATGATCGTCCTTCCCGACGCCGACATGGACCTGGCCGCCGATGCGGCGGTATCGGCCGGTTACGGCTCGGCCGGCGAGCGCTGCATGGCGATTTCGGTGGTGGTCACGGTGGGCGAAGCCGCCGACCGGCTGCTGCCCAAGGTCCGGGAGCGGATCGCCGACCTGGTGGTGGGTCCGGGGGACTCCGAGGGCGCCCAGATGGGCCCCCTGGTCACCGCCGAGCACCGCGACCGGGTGGCCGGCTACGTCGACGCCGGCGAGGCCGAGGGCGCCCGCCTCCTCGAAGACGGCCGGGGCTTCACCAGCGAGGGGCACGAGGACGGCTTCTTCTTCGGCCCTACCCTGTTCGACGGGGTGACGCAGGACATGTCGATCTACCGGGACGAGATCTTCGGACCGGTGCTCTCGGTGGTGCGCACCGACTCCTACCAGGAGGCGATAGACCTCATCAACGTGAACCCGTATGGCAACGGAACCGCGGTTTTCACCAACGACGGCGGCGCGGCGCGCAAGTTCCAGGCCGAGATCGAAGTGGGGATGATCGGGATCAACGTTCCGATCCCGGTACCCCTGTCCTTCTATTCCTTCGGGGGCTGGAAGGACTCCATCTTCGGCGGCCATTCCATCTACGGCCCCGAAGGGGTACATTTCTACACCCGGCCGAAGGTCGTGATCGCCAGATGGCCGGACCCCATCCACCGCGGGGTGGACCTCGGGTTCCCCCAGCATCGTTAA
- a CDS encoding type II toxin-antitoxin system prevent-host-death family antitoxin encodes MDVGIPELKANLSEYVRRAAGGEEIVVSGRGRPVAKLVGLGTSMLESGVAEGWITPPTRSNLTPAVYYRASLSTGEVIDEDRG; translated from the coding sequence ATGGATGTCGGAATCCCCGAGCTCAAGGCAAATCTGTCGGAGTACGTCAGGAGGGCCGCCGGAGGTGAGGAGATCGTAGTTAGCGGTCGGGGCAGGCCGGTCGCGAAGCTCGTAGGCCTAGGCACATCGATGCTGGAGAGCGGTGTCGCGGAGGGGTGGATCACGCCGCCGACGCGCTCGAACCTCACGCCCGCTGTCTATTACCGGGCCTCCCTAAGCACCGGGGAGGTGATAGATGAGGACCGCGGATGA